From a single Anaerolineaceae bacterium oral taxon 439 genomic region:
- a CDS encoding aspartate carbamoyltransferase regulatory subunit: MLVVNSIERGIVIDHITAGVGAKILSCLNIDTSNHTVAFLMNADSTILGRKDVIKIKDVVDLDLSELGLLDPNATVNIIENHKVVRKIKLALPDKVVDIIHCRNPRCVTSIEANAPHIFHLVDPERRVYRCEYCDDRVSMEKDGVDELIYKKRQSSR; the protein is encoded by the coding sequence ATGTTAGTTGTCAACAGTATTGAACGCGGCATCGTCATCGATCATATCACAGCCGGCGTCGGCGCGAAAATTCTGTCCTGCCTGAATATCGATACCTCGAATCATACGGTCGCCTTCCTCATGAACGCGGATTCAACGATCCTCGGGCGCAAAGACGTTATCAAGATTAAAGATGTCGTCGATCTCGACCTGAGCGAGCTGGGGCTTCTCGATCCAAACGCGACCGTGAATATTATCGAGAATCATAAAGTCGTCAGGAAAATTAAACTGGCGCTTCCAGATAAAGTTGTCGATATTATTCATTGTCGGAATCCGCGCTGCGTTACCTCAATCGAAGCCAACGCGCCGCATATTTTCCATCTTGTCGATCCGGAACGGCGCGTTTACCGCTGTGAATACTGCGACGACAGGGTCAGTATGGAAAAGGATGGAGTTGATGAACTTATTTATAAAAAACGTCAGTCTTCCAGGTAG
- a CDS encoding aspartate carbamoyltransferase yields the protein MLKGSDLLEPMDFSVDEMGEIFDLARKIIADPRSYAHALDGYLLATLFYEPSTRTRFSFEAAMLRLGGQVIGFAEANSSSAAKGESIADTLRTVACYADIAVMRHPKEGAPRIGANAADIPVINAGDGGHHHPTQTLTDLLTILQEKGTLENLTVGICGDLKFGRTVHSLIKALSRYQGIRFVLISPDELVVPDYVRDGILIRNGIPFEEVRKLTPVLSKLDILYMTRVQKERFFNEEDYVRLKDRYILDATKMESAKADMIVMHPLPRVNEIAVEIDSDPRAAYFRQAKYGMFVRMALLMKILGAEE from the coding sequence ATGCTGAAAGGCAGCGACTTGCTTGAACCGATGGACTTCAGTGTGGACGAGATGGGAGAGATTTTCGATCTCGCCCGAAAAATCATCGCCGATCCGCGCAGCTATGCCCATGCGTTAGACGGATATTTATTAGCGACGTTATTTTACGAGCCGTCGACGCGGACGCGTTTCAGCTTTGAAGCGGCGATGCTCCGGCTCGGCGGGCAGGTCATTGGTTTCGCGGAAGCGAATTCTTCGTCGGCGGCGAAGGGCGAATCGATCGCCGATACGCTTCGGACCGTCGCCTGTTACGCCGATATTGCCGTCATGCGTCACCCCAAGGAAGGCGCCCCGCGAATCGGCGCGAACGCGGCCGATATTCCCGTCATCAACGCCGGCGACGGCGGGCATCATCATCCAACCCAGACGCTGACCGACCTGCTGACGATTCTTCAGGAAAAAGGAACGCTTGAAAACCTGACGGTCGGAATCTGCGGCGATCTGAAATTTGGCCGCACGGTTCATTCGCTGATCAAGGCGTTATCCCGCTATCAGGGGATCAGATTCGTCCTGATTTCCCCGGACGAGCTCGTCGTTCCGGATTACGTTCGAGACGGGATCCTGATCAGGAACGGGATCCCGTTTGAAGAGGTCCGGAAGCTGACCCCGGTCCTGTCGAAACTGGATATCCTGTACATGACGCGGGTTCAGAAAGAGCGCTTTTTTAACGAGGAGGATTACGTCCGACTGAAGGATCGCTATATCCTCGACGCGACGAAGATGGAAAGCGCGAAAGCGGACATGATCGTCATGCATCCGCTCCCGCGCGTCAACGAAATCGCGGTCGAGATCGACAGCGACCCGCGCGCCGCGTATTTCCGTCAGGCCAAATACGGTATGTTCGTTCGCATGGCGTTACTCATGAAGATTCTCGGAGCGGAGGAATAA
- a CDS encoding AbrB family transcriptional regulator, with amino-acid sequence MKYPEGKYAWTVKVGEKGQFVIPKEARDIFNIKPGDTLIVLADINKGIAIPPKDMFAHLMDTIFNQDAPKEDKE; translated from the coding sequence ATGAAATACCCAGAGGGAAAATATGCTTGGACTGTTAAGGTAGGAGAAAAGGGACAGTTTGTTATACCTAAAGAAGCCCGTGATATTTTCAACATTAAACCCGGCGATACTTTAATCGTTCTTGCGGATATAAACAAAGGTATCGCCATTCCACCTAAAGATATGTTCGCACATTTGATGGATACGATTTTCAATCAAGATGCGCCAAAGGAGGACAAAGAATGA
- a CDS encoding ABC transporter ATP-binding protein, which produces MNAIIIKELTKKYGKIVAVNNLNLTIEQGELFALLGVNGAGKTTTIKMLSCLIKPTSGDAFLLGDSIIANPHAINEKTNISPQETAVAANLSVLENLELIAGIYGQDRKTANKKAHETAQKFGLENELNKKAKDLSGGMQRRLSIAMALISEPQILFLDEPTLGLDVLARRELWASIKSLKGKVTIILTTHYMDEVENLSDRVGIMAKGQLTAVGTVTELTTQTGTSKLEDAFVELIGGVL; this is translated from the coding sequence ATGAATGCTATTATCATTAAAGAGCTTACAAAAAAATACGGAAAAATAGTCGCCGTAAATAATCTTAATTTGACAATTGAGCAAGGCGAGTTATTCGCCCTGCTTGGCGTAAATGGAGCGGGGAAAACGACAACGATTAAAATGTTATCCTGCTTGATAAAACCCACAAGCGGCGATGCTTTTCTTCTTGGCGACAGCATTATCGCGAATCCTCATGCAATAAATGAAAAAACCAATATCTCGCCACAGGAAACGGCAGTAGCCGCAAATTTATCTGTTTTAGAAAATTTAGAACTTATTGCAGGAATATATGGACAGGATCGTAAAACGGCAAATAAAAAAGCCCATGAAACAGCGCAAAAATTTGGTTTGGAAAATGAATTGAATAAAAAAGCCAAAGATTTATCGGGTGGAATGCAACGTCGTCTTTCTATTGCTATGGCTCTGATTTCAGAACCTCAAATTTTGTTTTTAGATGAACCAACTTTAGGACTCGATGTCCTGGCTCGTCGTGAACTATGGGCTTCCATCAAATCATTAAAAGGAAAAGTTACGATAATTCTTACAACCCATTATATGGATGAGGTCGAAAATTTATCTGACCGTGTGGGAATAATGGCAAAGGGACAATTAACGGCTGTGGGAACCGTAACAGAATTAACTACGCAAACGGGTACTTCTAAATTAGAGGATGCCTTTGTTGAGCTTATAGGAGGTGTGCTATGA
- a CDS encoding ABC transporter permease: MRMFLFAKRNIKEILRDPINLFFSLGFPLILLVLLSILNSAIPSEAKNTMFQIKNLAPGLAMFGSVFMALFAGMLLSKDRTSSFLMRLFTSPMTATDFILGYTLPMIVMTVVQAAITLWAAGAFGLDINTNILFAIMMTALTSLFFVGTGLFFGSILNDKAVGGVCGALLTNIAGWLSGVFIPIDLIGGVFKTITNILPFYHSTEAIKISLSGDFRQIFPHLVVVTGYTIVIFTLAIIAFNRKMNGEKS; the protein is encoded by the coding sequence ATGAGAATGTTTCTATTTGCAAAACGTAATATCAAAGAGATTTTGCGCGACCCTATTAATCTCTTTTTTAGTCTTGGCTTTCCGCTTATTCTGTTAGTCCTGCTGTCTATTCTCAATTCTGCTATACCATCCGAAGCGAAAAACACGATGTTTCAAATAAAAAATCTCGCGCCGGGCTTGGCAATGTTCGGCAGCGTATTTATGGCATTATTTGCAGGTATGTTGTTATCAAAAGACCGTACATCTTCTTTCTTAATGCGTTTGTTTACATCTCCTATGACTGCGACGGATTTTATTTTAGGCTATACTTTACCTATGATAGTTATGACGGTCGTACAAGCTGCAATAACCTTATGGGCGGCGGGAGCTTTTGGACTTGATATAAATACCAATATCCTTTTTGCGATTATGATGACAGCCTTAACTTCATTGTTTTTTGTTGGTACGGGTTTATTTTTTGGCAGCATTTTGAATGATAAAGCGGTCGGTGGTGTTTGCGGAGCATTATTAACCAATATTGCAGGTTGGCTGTCTGGAGTTTTTATTCCAATTGATTTAATAGGCGGCGTTTTCAAAACAATAACAAATATTTTGCCGTTCTATCATAGTACTGAAGCAATAAAGATAAGTTTAAGCGGTGATTTCAGGCAGATTTTTCCTCATTTGGTCGTCGTAACAGGATATACTATCGTTATTTTCACTCTCGCTATTATCGCTTTTAATCGTAAAATGAATGGAGAAAAATCATAA
- a CDS encoding proline--tRNA ligase — translation MADEKLTPQAENFSEWYNQVVLRADLADYSPVRGCMVVKPYGWALWENIQANLDRRFKETGHVNAAFPMLIPKSFFEKEKEHVEGFSPELAVVTVGGGQTLEEPLVIRPTSETIIGHMYAKWIRSYRDLPLLINQWANVVRWEMRTRLFLRTLEFYWQEGHTAHATPEEAQEETLRMLDLYADFATNEAAVPVFKGVKSESEKFAGAVNTYSIEAMMGDTKALQAGTSHNLGQNFAKAFDIKYLDQNNTQQYCWTTSWGISTRFVGAIIMAHGDDNGLILPPRLAPYQVVIVPIYKNDAERAAVLETVERVRKGLNGFRVKVDDRPEVTPGYKYHEWELRGVPLRLEIGPKDVQKNSVMAARRDIPGRDGKLILSQENLAPQVQELLDTIQAAMLRRATEFRDANIHEVSTYDELKETVEIGWASAYWCGCAECEAKIKEDTKATSRCKPFDQERGQKGACVVCGKDADSRTFFSKAY, via the coding sequence ATGGCTGATGAAAAATTAACGCCGCAGGCGGAAAACTTTTCCGAATGGTATAACCAGGTCGTCTTACGCGCGGATCTGGCGGATTATTCGCCCGTTCGCGGCTGCATGGTTGTGAAACCGTATGGGTGGGCGCTTTGGGAGAATATTCAGGCGAATCTCGATCGCCGCTTTAAAGAAACGGGGCATGTCAACGCCGCGTTCCCGATGCTGATTCCGAAGAGCTTCTTCGAAAAAGAGAAGGAGCATGTCGAAGGGTTTTCGCCGGAATTAGCGGTCGTTACCGTCGGCGGCGGCCAGACGCTGGAAGAGCCGCTCGTGATCCGGCCGACGTCCGAAACGATTATCGGGCATATGTACGCGAAATGGATCAGGAGTTATCGCGATTTACCGCTGCTGATTAATCAATGGGCGAACGTCGTCCGCTGGGAAATGCGGACGCGGTTGTTCCTGCGGACGCTTGAATTTTATTGGCAGGAGGGGCATACCGCCCACGCGACGCCGGAGGAGGCGCAGGAAGAAACGCTGCGCATGCTGGACCTGTACGCAGATTTCGCGACGAACGAAGCGGCGGTCCCGGTTTTCAAAGGCGTCAAGTCCGAATCGGAGAAATTCGCCGGCGCGGTGAATACTTATTCGATCGAAGCCATGATGGGCGATACGAAAGCGCTTCAGGCGGGAACGAGCCATAATCTTGGGCAGAATTTCGCGAAGGCGTTCGATATTAAATATCTGGATCAGAATAATACGCAGCAGTATTGCTGGACGACGTCCTGGGGGATTTCAACGCGGTTCGTCGGCGCGATTATCATGGCGCATGGCGATGATAACGGGTTGATCCTTCCGCCGCGGCTCGCCCCTTATCAGGTCGTCATCGTTCCGATTTATAAAAACGACGCGGAACGAGCCGCCGTTTTGGAAACGGTCGAACGCGTTCGGAAGGGACTTAACGGTTTCCGCGTCAAGGTCGACGATCGGCCCGAGGTCACGCCGGGTTATAAATATCATGAATGGGAGCTGCGCGGGGTTCCGCTTCGGCTCGAAATCGGACCGAAGGACGTCCAGAAGAATTCGGTCATGGCGGCGCGCCGCGATATCCCGGGCCGTGACGGAAAATTGATCCTGTCGCAGGAGAATTTAGCACCTCAGGTTCAGGAGCTTCTGGATACGATTCAGGCGGCGATGCTCCGGCGCGCGACGGAGTTCCGCGACGCGAATATTCATGAGGTTTCGACCTATGACGAGCTGAAGGAAACCGTTGAAATCGGCTGGGCGAGCGCGTATTGGTGCGGCTGCGCTGAATGCGAAGCGAAAATCAAGGAGGATACGAAGGCGACAAGCCGCTGTAAGCCGTTCGATCAGGAGCGTGGGCAAAAAGGGGCGTGCGTCGTCTGTGGAAAGGACGCGGATTCCCGGACGTTCTTTTCAAAAGCATATTAA
- a CDS encoding DNA-formamidopyrimidine glycosylase gives MPELPEVETFVKSLTSGGMTGSPILNRPILFASLYWEKTLAAQDAGDFTAWFVGKSVAEVTRRGKYLMLRIDDRFLLIHLRMSGDLRTVPATGAIGRHDRFSLTFVDGERLVFRDPRKFGRIWLTQGPETILAKLGVEPLSGALTADYLRVGFTKSARPVKSLLLDQGFIAGLGNIYTDEALFRAGIHPQTPANRVAGLGIERIEALRRAIQDTLSEGIRRNGASFDWVYRGGDFQNYFSVYGKKGESCPRCGAEIERIVVGQRGTHFCPRCQPPLI, from the coding sequence ATGCCGGAATTACCGGAAGTTGAAACCTTCGTAAAGTCCTTAACCTCGGGCGGGATGACAGGGTCGCCGATCCTGAACCGTCCGATTTTATTTGCTTCGCTGTATTGGGAAAAGACGCTCGCGGCGCAGGACGCCGGCGATTTTACCGCATGGTTCGTGGGGAAATCGGTCGCGGAAGTGACCCGCCGCGGAAAATACCTGATGCTGCGGATCGACGACCGTTTCCTGCTGATTCATTTGCGCATGAGCGGCGATTTGCGGACCGTTCCGGCGACCGGCGCGATCGGGAGGCATGACCGTTTTTCGCTGACCTTCGTCGACGGCGAGCGCCTCGTTTTCCGTGACCCGCGGAAATTCGGGCGGATCTGGCTGACGCAGGGTCCGGAAACGATTCTCGCGAAGCTGGGCGTCGAACCGCTTTCAGGGGCGCTGACGGCGGACTACCTGCGCGTCGGGTTCACGAAAAGCGCGCGGCCGGTTAAATCGCTTCTCCTCGATCAGGGGTTTATCGCGGGATTGGGCAATATTTATACGGACGAAGCGCTTTTTCGCGCGGGGATTCATCCACAAACGCCGGCGAACCGCGTTGCCGGGCTGGGGATCGAACGGATTGAGGCGCTCCGGCGCGCGATTCAGGACACGCTTTCCGAAGGGATCCGCCGGAACGGCGCCAGTTTCGATTGGGTCTATCGCGGCGGCGATTTTCAGAATTATTTCAGCGTCTATGGTAAAAAAGGCGAATCCTGTCCGCGCTGCGGGGCTGAAATCGAGCGGATCGTCGTCGGTCAGCGCGGAACGCATTTCTGCCCCCGCTGCCAGCCGCCCCTGATTTAG
- a CDS encoding ribose-phosphate pyrophosphokinase (catalyzes the formation of 5-phospho-alpha-D-ribose 1-phosphate from D-ribose 5-phosphate and ATP), with translation MTRHDLMYGDIKLFSGTSNQGLSQGIASYLNTKLCPVTIKEFKNENLFVQLGCSVRGQDCYAIQTTSAPVHRNLMELLMLIQALRLDSAARITAVIPYLCYARSDKKDQPRIPITARLVTDMIEVAGADRYMCVDLHAGQIQGFFGIPGDALTAYHKMVENLKSMMKTMKDPVVVSTDLGFAKRARNFAERLHTPLAFIEKRRIGNNDGTEALSIIGEVNGHDVILADDEIDTGGSMCNAIELVRKLGARDVYVNFVHPILSGNAAERLGALDVKRFITTDTVAIPDEKRAFFGNRLQVLTMSYLLGEVISRANRGVSVGSMFNE, from the coding sequence ATGACACGACATGACCTGATGTACGGGGATATTAAGTTATTCAGTGGAACGTCCAACCAGGGTTTATCGCAGGGGATCGCCTCTTATTTGAATACAAAGCTTTGTCCGGTGACGATAAAAGAATTTAAAAACGAGAACCTTTTCGTTCAGCTGGGCTGCAGCGTCCGAGGGCAGGACTGCTACGCGATTCAGACGACCTCTGCCCCGGTCCATCGCAACCTGATGGAGCTGTTGATGCTGATTCAGGCGCTGCGCCTCGATTCGGCGGCGCGGATTACCGCCGTGATCCCGTATCTCTGCTACGCGCGGTCGGATAAAAAGGATCAGCCGCGGATCCCGATTACGGCTCGGCTGGTGACCGACATGATCGAAGTCGCGGGCGCCGACCGGTACATGTGCGTCGATCTTCACGCCGGACAGATTCAGGGCTTCTTCGGAATCCCCGGAGACGCGCTGACCGCTTATCATAAGATGGTCGAGAACCTGAAATCGATGATGAAGACGATGAAGGATCCGGTCGTCGTCTCGACCGATCTGGGCTTCGCGAAGCGGGCGAGGAACTTTGCTGAACGGCTGCATACGCCGCTGGCCTTTATCGAAAAACGCCGGATCGGCAATAACGACGGCACGGAAGCGCTTTCGATTATCGGCGAGGTCAATGGTCATGACGTTATCCTCGCGGACGACGAAATCGATACCGGCGGTTCGATGTGCAACGCGATCGAGCTGGTCAGAAAATTAGGCGCGCGCGACGTTTACGTCAACTTTGTTCATCCGATCCTGTCGGGGAACGCGGCCGAACGGTTAGGCGCGCTCGACGTCAAGCGCTTTATCACGACCGATACCGTCGCGATTCCGGACGAGAAGAGAGCGTTTTTCGGTAACCGGCTCCAGGTTCTGACCATGTCCTACCTGCTGGGCGAAGTTATTTCGCGGGCCAACCGTGGCGTCTCCGTCGGGAGCATGTTCAACGAATAA
- a CDS encoding phosphoglucomutase has translation MKDYKNLQNGSDIRGVALAGVSGEPVNLTPQAVTDLAAAFVLWIQRKTGNAAKELEISVGSDSRFSGPKLREAAMTGILSTGASCADCGMASTPAMFMSTIFPDAKFSGAIMITASHLPWNRNGMKFFLNSGGLEKDDISEIIAIAEEDREVEPRGKRRSYDIITPYSTHLASIIRDGIGDGETPLRGYKIAVDAGNGAAGFFATDVLAPLGADISASQFLEPDGEFPNHAPNPEANEVMEIAKRMVLDSGANLGLVFDTDVDRAAAVDGDGAIFSRNRLIGLLATIVAKKNPGCTIVTDSVTSDHLTSFIEKLGLVHHRFRRGYRNVIREGIRLNEEGRACPLAIETSGHCAFAENYFLDDGAYLSAMIVIEMVRAAKEGKKLSGLIAELRDPAEAVEVRIRILASDFKQAGTEVLEKFAAFADAKEGWNVAPVNYEGIRVSVPAAVGWTLLRLSLHDPLLALNIESDRVGGVKEIMDDLRLFLNGFDTLEKI, from the coding sequence ATGAAAGATTATAAGAACCTTCAGAACGGGTCCGATATTCGCGGCGTTGCGTTGGCCGGCGTTTCGGGCGAACCCGTCAATTTAACGCCTCAGGCGGTAACCGATCTCGCCGCCGCTTTCGTTCTCTGGATTCAGCGGAAAACCGGGAATGCGGCGAAAGAGCTCGAAATTTCCGTCGGGAGCGACTCCCGGTTCAGCGGACCGAAGCTCCGGGAAGCGGCGATGACCGGGATCCTGTCTACCGGGGCGAGCTGCGCTGATTGCGGAATGGCGTCGACGCCAGCGATGTTCATGTCGACGATTTTCCCCGACGCGAAATTCAGCGGCGCGATCATGATTACCGCGTCGCACCTGCCCTGGAACCGGAACGGGATGAAATTCTTCCTGAACAGCGGCGGATTGGAAAAAGACGATATCAGCGAGATCATCGCGATTGCCGAAGAGGACCGTGAGGTCGAGCCGCGCGGAAAGCGGCGCTCCTACGATATTATCACGCCGTATTCTACGCACCTTGCGTCGATTATCCGCGACGGGATCGGCGACGGCGAGACCCCGCTTCGCGGGTATAAAATCGCGGTCGACGCCGGGAACGGGGCCGCGGGCTTTTTCGCGACGGACGTTTTAGCGCCGCTGGGGGCAGACATCTCCGCGTCGCAGTTCCTCGAACCGGACGGCGAATTCCCGAACCATGCGCCGAATCCGGAAGCGAACGAAGTCATGGAAATCGCGAAACGGATGGTCCTCGACTCGGGCGCGAATTTAGGGCTGGTTTTCGATACCGACGTGGACCGCGCGGCGGCGGTCGACGGCGACGGCGCGATTTTCAGCCGGAACCGCCTGATCGGCTTATTAGCGACGATCGTCGCGAAGAAAAATCCGGGGTGCACGATTGTGACCGATTCCGTGACATCGGACCACCTGACGTCGTTTATCGAGAAGCTGGGCCTGGTTCATCATCGCTTCCGTCGCGGGTACCGGAACGTGATCCGCGAGGGGATCCGCCTGAACGAGGAAGGCCGTGCCTGCCCGTTGGCGATCGAAACGTCGGGTCACTGCGCTTTCGCGGAAAATTATTTCCTGGACGACGGGGCGTATTTATCGGCGATGATCGTGATCGAGATGGTCCGCGCCGCGAAGGAGGGCAAGAAGCTCAGCGGGCTGATCGCCGAGCTCCGGGATCCGGCTGAAGCGGTCGAGGTCCGGATCAGGATCCTTGCGTCCGATTTTAAACAGGCGGGGACCGAGGTCCTGGAAAAATTTGCGGCGTTCGCGGACGCGAAAGAGGGCTGGAACGTTGCGCCGGTGAATTACGAGGGGATCCGCGTCTCGGTTCCGGCGGCTGTCGGATGGACGCTGCTGCGATTATCGCTGCACGACCCGTTGCTGGCGCTGAATATCGAGAGCGATCGCGTCGGCGGCGTGAAAGAGATCATGGACGACCTGCGCCTGTTCCTGAACGGTTTTGATACGCTGGAGAAAATCTGA